The Plasmodium malariae genome assembly, contig: PmUG01_00_32, whole genome shotgun sequence genome contains a region encoding:
- the PmUG01_00058200 gene encoding fam-l protein: MEQKIKLIFLLKFFYLYFHLGYAILTRGFERFFNEKYMIYRKLRTGTYRFLANCKNNIEKSITVLKEDVTNYGIKEKKYIYNTQNKNNAKNKYSHGLLSEHASGRRKAMKNKSCIFETKKYSRLEKKIFKEIDYQNFLEKNKIISDKLYKTIIRKKYGLRFVIPLLLFLFLSLGLILDLSVGYGLLRGFYYIMSLTCSNNWAKNLRNLLQNKSVSFFFKPMEQIVKNNKKYYIYTPGFFGTLIYFTSFFILGVTIISGIIYYHKKVKKYEKIKFKNR, from the exons atggaacaaaaaattaagttaatttttttattaaaatttttttatttgtattttcatcTTGGATATGCCATCTTAACA aGAGGGTTTGAAAGATTTTTTAATGAGAAGTACATGATTTATAGAAAATTACGTACAGGAACTTATCGATTTTTAGCAAATTGTAAGAAcaatatagaaaaaagtaTTACAGTGTTAAAAGAAGATGTAACAAATTAtggaataaaagaaaaaaaatatatctacaatactcaaaacaaaaacaacgcaaagaataaatattcacATGGATTGTTATCAGAACATGCATCGGGTCGTAGAAAAGCTATGAAAAATAAGTcttgtatatttgaaacaaaaaaatattcacgtcttgaaaaaaaaatattcaaagaaatTGATTATCAGAATTTTCTTGAGAAAAACAAGATAATTAGTGATAAGTTGTACAAAACAataatacgtaaaaaatacGGATTACGATTTGTTATacctttattattgtttttgtttttgtcaTTAGGGCTCATATTAGATTTATCTGTTGGTTATGGGTTATTACGTgggttttattatataatgagtCTTACATGTTCAAACAATTGGGCAAAAAATTTACGGAATTTATTGCAGAATAAAtctgtttctttttttttcaagccTATGGAACAAatagttaaaaataataaaaaatattatatttatacaccAGGTTTTTTTGGTACGCTAATATATTTCACatccttttttattcttgGAGTTACAATTATATCaggtattatttattaccataaaaaagttaaaaaatatgaaaaaattaaattcaagaataggtaa